GGTAGACGGCCAGTTCGTCGGAAAACGGGGCCAGTGTTGCGAGGATTCGCGCACCTCGAACCACGATTCCGTTCTCCGTCTCGCCCACCTTGTGAAGCGGCACGGGATCTCCGGCCGCGGCGAAGTCGCGATCGCGCATCTTGTCGATCGTCGGGTGAACGATCGTGTGTGTGAGCGAGAGGTCCCGGCGCGCGATTTCGCGCTGGTAACGGATCAGGTTTTCCGCACCTTCGTCGTTGCCATTGGCCACCCAACGCTCGCGACCCGCCGCGAAGCCGGCAAAGGTGACGTTGATGTAGTCGGGGCTTCGGCCCATATGTCCGACGGAAGCTTCCGCGAAGGTTTCGAGACAGCGACGGCGTCGTTGCAGATCGTCCTTCGAACGCGGCAAAGTGTGACTGATATTGACGGGCTCTCCGGTCTCGGGATCCGCCTCCAGACAAAGATCGGCACGCTCGTGTTGCAAGTCGAAGAGACGGGCAATCGCCTGCGCGGCTCCGGCCAGTTCCGGGTGTTGCGTCACATCTTCGACGCGTTCATCTCGCAACCAGAGAACGCGTTCGTCCTTCAGTCCCTCGAGGAATTCCTTCCCGGTTCGAGCGCCCATGTCCAGTTCTCCTATTTCGCGCCATCGCGGCGCGTTCGGGCATCCGAGCCCAGCGCGACACCGCGTACGATTGGCGTATCCGTGGGTTGATGGCCGAGTTTGTGGATCGGGGCCGGAATCTCGACCACGCGATTGCTCAAGCGGCCCAGACCGCTCACTTCGACCTCGACGACATCGTCGAGTTGCATCGGCCGAGAGAAAGCCGGAGTGCCGGTCAGAATCACATCGCCCGGCAGAAGAGTGATGTGCCGGCACAGATCGGCGAGCAGATAGTCGATCCCGAAAGCCATCTCCGAGACCTTGGCTTCCTGGACGATCTTTCCGTTGATCCAGGTACGCAGAGTGGACTCCCGCACATCGACACCGCGTACGACGCCTGGACCCACCGGACAGAAGCCGTCCATACCCTTGACTCGCGTCATGCCACCGCGATCCGTATCTCGGTAGTCGTGGCAACCGACGTCATTCGCAGGCGCAAAGCCCGCCAGATACTCCCAGGTATCGGCAGGAGCGATATTGCGCATGGGCTTGCCGACGATCGCGGCGATCTCGCCTTCGTAGTTCAGGTACTGACAGTCCGCGGGGCGGTGAAGCTTGCCGCGATGCGAGTTCATTGCGGTCGTCGGTTTGTGAAAGTAGGTCGGTGTGTCGAGCGGTGCTCCGCCGAACTCGGCGACGCGCGAGTCGTAGTTGAGATGTACGCAAAGGATCTTCGTAGGAACACACGGAGCCAGGTAGTGCGCGTCGGCATCGGCGATCCGTCGGCCATCGCCCAGGACGAGTTCCTCGCCGTCCGGTCGCACCCACTGCTCGACGCCTTCATAGAGGATCCGCCGCCACTCCTCGCGCTCGCCTTCGAGCGCACTCCTCGGATTCTCGGCTGCCATTCGCCCTCCCCCTATTCCTGAAGATCGAACCAGACGTGCACCTGTCCGGTTCCCAGTGCGTTCTCGTAGTCCGACATGCGACGGCCCTTCGCCGTCCAGTCCCGACTGCCCAGCGCCCCGGCAATCGCAAGGTAGTGCCCGAAGAAGCCCTCCGGCTTGAAGGCCTGATACTCCGGATACAGATCGATCACGGCCGCATGATCGCCCCGGCTCCAGAGATCCAGGATTCGCTCGTCGATCGCTCGAGCTTCCTCCGAGATCACACACTCGGCCCCAAAGGCCATGTGATCGTCACTTCGATCCATCGCCGGGAATCGGTGGCTCATGCCACCCGCTCCGAGCAATGCCGCGCGCGACCCGCTGCGCGCAATCGCCTCGCCCAGGACTTCACCCAATTCGATGAAGTTATGGCGTTCCGCTTGCTGGCAGATCCCGACGCGCAATACGCCCTCGCCCCGGTGCAGGAAATGCAGCAGGTTGAGCGGCGGGTATTGCATGGCGATGTTCGGATTCTCGGTATTGTTCAGGCGAATCCCGCGCTCTGCAGCCACTTCACCGGCCAGCGCGCCCAGCGCCGGCGCTCCGGCGAAGTCGTACTCGAAGTCACTGATGAGTCGCGGCAGTTCGTCCGAGGTATAGACCCCCTTGTAACGCTCGGCCCCGGCGACCACGTGTTCCAGCGTCGTGAACCAATGAGTGTCGAAGATGATCAGCGTGTCTGCGCGCGCAGCGTCGAGCGCGGCGCGCAGATCTGCGAAACCCGCGACCAGGGTCGTGTCTTTCCCGTTCGACAATGCCTTGCGGGCGGCCTCGGGCACCATGATGCCGGGCTGGTGACTCACGACCGCGGCGGCAACGATCTGTCCCATGCTGTCTCTCCTCATTGGAATGAGTTCTTGCGGATCGCGATGTTCTTCACATCGCAGAAGAAATCGAAACTCCAGTCTCCGCCTTCGCGGCCGATCCCCGAGTTCCGCGAGCCTCCGAACGGTGCGGCGAGATCGCGGATGAAGTAGCAATTCACCCAGACGGTTCCGGCGACCACGCGCTCTGCGACGCGACGCGCGCGCTCCTCGCTACCACTGAAGAGCGTCGCAGCGAGCCCGTACTCCTGGTCGTTGGCGAGGTCGACGGCTTCCTCTTCATTCTCGAAGGTGTGCCAGCTCAACACCGGGCCGAAGACCTCCTTGCGGAAGAGTTCGGAGTCGCGCTCGACATCTTCGAGCAGTGTGGGCTCGAAGTAGAGCTCGCCTGCAGTGTGTCGGTCCCCGCCCCACACGGCTCGGGCTCCGGCCGCCTTCGCGCGTTCCACGAAACCCGAAACCCGTGCGAAGTGATCCGCGTGAATCAGCGGCCCCACGCGGGTTCCCAGTTCTCGCGGATCGCCAACTCGCATGCCCGCGACCGCGGCCGCGACCTTCTCGCGCAGAGCCTCGGAGATGCTCGCCTCGACCAGAATGCGCGTCCCGGCCAGGCACACCTGGCCCGCGTTCATGTACTGCGCGACCACCGTCTGCGCCGCAGCGTCGAGGTCCGCATCGCCAAAGACCAGTAGCGGCGACTTGCCTCCGAGTTCGAAACTCACCGGGCAGAGGTTTTCCGCCGCCGATTTTCCAACCAGGCGCGCAGTATCGGTCGAACCGGTGAAACTGATCCGCGCCACACCCGGATGCCGCGCGAGTGCCGCACCGGCGTCCTCTCCGATGCCTTGGACGACATTGAAGACCCCCGCGGGAAGTCCCGCCTGCGCGGCGAGATCGGCGAGAAGCGAGCAGGAGAGCGGTGCCCACTCGGGCGGTTTGAGCACAACGGCCGAACCGGAAGCGAGCGCCGGGCCGAGCTTCCAGGTCGTCAGCATGAACGGCGCATTCCACGGAGTGATCAGAGCGGCCACGCCACTTGGTTCGTAGCGCACGCAGTTCTCGACCGGCTCCGAATCAATGACTTCACCGAGTTTCTTCGCTCGCTCCGCGAAGAACGAGATATTGTGCGCCGAGCGCGGAACCACGGCCTTCTGATTTCCGATCAGGAGCGAGCCCACATCCGCAGTTTCGACGGGAGCGATCTCGTCGACTCGTTCGACGATGGCTTCCGCAAAGCGTTGCAAGATCGGCGCGCGCCCCTCCGGCCCGAGCTCGGCCCAGGCCGGGAAAGCGCGGCGTGCAGCCTCGACCGCCGCGTCGACCTCAGCAGCCCCGCCCGCCGACACTTCCGCGAGCTTCATTCCGTCGATGGGAGAGCGCACCTCGAAGCGTTCCTGCGATGCGACTCGCTCTCCGCCGATCCAGTGGTCAGCCGATACTTCGACACCTTCAACCTTGACGACGTGAGGGGCCATCGAAACTCCTTCAGGAAGACTGCCTTCTCGGTCGCGCACGGGTTCGAGTGCTCGACGCCGGTGATTGCGATCGCTCGACGAGTTCCTGTGCCGCCGCGCGAATCGCAACCTCCATCAATTCGATCAGGGACTCGACATCCGTCGTCTGGGGATGGAGTTGGGATGCGATGAAGATTCCGTCCATCTGGGCGATGACGAGTTCGGACAGAAGCCCCGCAGCCTTCTTGCGCTTCCGCGAATCCTCGATTCCGGTGAGAAATTGCTCCAACGTCGCACTCCAGGCCTGCTTTGCGCGTTGCCGGATGCGCTCGACAGCGCCGCGAACCTCATCGGCGGGATCGCGGCGTTCGAGTGCGAGCAGAAGGAGCAGACGCAAGAACTCGGGCCGATCGCGGAACAACGCACCCAGCACGCCGGAACGCCCCGCTTCGGCGACTCCCTCGTCCTGAACGAATTCCTCGAACCAGCGTTCGGCAGCGCGCTCCATGACCGCGGCGACGAGGCCCTCTTTGTCCCCGAAATGCCAGTAGAGAGTCGGCGGCCGCACCTTGGCCCGCTCGCAGATCGCCGCAATCGTGGCACCGGCGAACCCCCGCTCGCTCATCAGAGCGGAACCGGCATCCAGGATCCTCTCCCGGTTCCGCTGGCCGTTCTCGATGTGAGTGACAGGGGAAGCCAAGGCCTTTAGCTATCACTAAAGGAGCATGGGGTCAAGCAGAATAGGCCTCCGAGAGTTCACTCATTTCACGAGTTCACCCAAAGGATCAGAGTGCGAATTCGGTCCGTCCGATGATTTCCATCTGAAGATCTTGCTGCATGCGCGTGTAGTAGCCGGTATAGCCGGAGACGCGCACGATCAGATCGGGATAGTGCTCTGGATTCGCCATGGCATCTTTGAGAGTGTCGGAATCGACCATATTGAATTGGAGTTGCATTCCGCCGCTGTCGAAATAGCTGTCCACGTAGTGGGCGATCATGGCGATGTTATTCGCATGGCTGCGATTGCTCGAGAACGCCAGGCGCACGTTCAGCGTATAGCTATTGTCGGCGGTGCGAGGGTCGATGCTTCCCACATCGATCAGATTGTCGAGCAGGTTCTTGCTCGCGATGGGACTGGGGGTGAGCCCCGAAGTAAACGGCGTGTTCGCAAGCCTTCCCGATGGGGAGGCCCCGGAGACCCGGCCGAAGACCGTGTGGTTGTTATTGGTCCGATAACCCGTCGTGTACGGACCCCCGCGATTGTTGCTGTGCCGATTGAAGAACTCGCGAATCATCCGGGTCACGCGATGGGCCATCTCCCGAGCCTCTGGATCCCCGGAACCGAATTTCGCCGCTGAGAACCGAGCAGAGGCGTAGATCCGCTTGTAGCGTCTGTCCTCGTCACTCCCGGGCACCTCGCCTCTGAAATCGTGGTCAACCGCATCCATCAGTTCGCGAAACCCGATTGTCTTGCCGTCCTGACAATGGGTGCCGTCGAAAACCAGCTTCTTGATCGCCAATAGCGAATCGACGACATCGGAAAGGCCAATGAACGAGGTCCCCGAAGAGTTGTACCTGGCCCCTCCCTGGGTCATCCCCCGGCCTGACTCGATGCACCCCTCCAGCAGGGCGGAATAGAGAGGCGCCGGTATGACTTCGGGATGGATCTTCACCAGTTCATGGGAGATCTCATCGATCAGCGGCTCGTAGATGAAGTAGAACTGTCGCTCGAAAGCCGCAAAGAAGGCTTCAAAGTCGTTGAAGCTCTCCACCTCACCGGTGGTCGGAGTTCCCAGAGGTTCATCCGCGGGCGACCGGTTCCACTTCGAGTGGCGACCGTTGTTCAGAGCCACCTCCAGCGGCACCATCAGATTGGAATCGATGTCACCGGTGGCGGCGAAGTGCTTACCGGAGATGACCGGCTCCACGCAGCCGCAGGGAACCCAGTCGCGGACATCCTCCAGAGCCCAGCCGTGCTGGCACAGCCCCTCGATTACCTGTCGGTCATTGTGGATCGCCGGGGTGCCAGAGGTGATGTAGTTCACCTCACAGACTCGCCTCAGATAGGTCTCGCTATTCACCCCCTTCATGTAGCGAGCATCCATATCCGGATCGTCCAGCGATAGCATCTCGGTTAGTTTGAGGATGATGTAGGTCATGTCGTTGACCGCATCCTCCCCGGAAGGTGTAACGCCGCCGACGGTGATGGAGGCCACGCCCGGCGCACCTGAGTTCTGCCAGGAGGCGATGGTGGCTGCCG
This genomic window from bacterium contains:
- a CDS encoding catechol 1,2-dioxygenase — encoded protein: MGQIVAAAVVSHQPGIMVPEAARKALSNGKDTTLVAGFADLRAALDAARADTLIIFDTHWFTTLEHVVAGAERYKGVYTSDELPRLISDFEYDFAGAPALGALAGEVAAERGIRLNNTENPNIAMQYPPLNLLHFLHRGEGVLRVGICQQAERHNFIELGEVLGEAIARSGSRAALLGAGGMSHRFPAMDRSDDHMAFGAECVISEEARAIDERILDLWSRGDHAAVIDLYPEYQAFKPEGFFGHYLAIAGALGSRDWTAKGRRMSDYENALGTGQVHVWFDLQE
- a CDS encoding FAA hydrolase family protein: MAAENPRSALEGEREEWRRILYEGVEQWVRPDGEELVLGDGRRIADADAHYLAPCVPTKILCVHLNYDSRVAEFGGAPLDTPTYFHKPTTAMNSHRGKLHRPADCQYLNYEGEIAAIVGKPMRNIAPADTWEYLAGFAPANDVGCHDYRDTDRGGMTRVKGMDGFCPVGPGVVRGVDVRESTLRTWINGKIVQEAKVSEMAFGIDYLLADLCRHITLLPGDVILTGTPAFSRPMQLDDVVEVEVSGLGRLSNRVVEIPAPIHKLGHQPTDTPIVRGVALGSDARTRRDGAK
- a CDS encoding aldehyde dehydrogenase, translating into MAPHVVKVEGVEVSADHWIGGERVASQERFEVRSPIDGMKLAEVSAGGAAEVDAAVEAARRAFPAWAELGPEGRAPILQRFAEAIVERVDEIAPVETADVGSLLIGNQKAVVPRSAHNISFFAERAKKLGEVIDSEPVENCVRYEPSGVAALITPWNAPFMLTTWKLGPALASGSAVVLKPPEWAPLSCSLLADLAAQAGLPAGVFNVVQGIGEDAGAALARHPGVARISFTGSTDTARLVGKSAAENLCPVSFELGGKSPLLVFGDADLDAAAQTVVAQYMNAGQVCLAGTRILVEASISEALREKVAAAVAGMRVGDPRELGTRVGPLIHADHFARVSGFVERAKAAGARAVWGGDRHTAGELYFEPTLLEDVERDSELFRKEVFGPVLSWHTFENEEEAVDLANDQEYGLAATLFSGSEERARRVAERVVAGTVWVNCYFIRDLAAPFGGSRNSGIGREGGDWSFDFFCDVKNIAIRKNSFQ
- a CDS encoding TetR/AcrR family transcriptional regulator; amino-acid sequence: MSERGFAGATIAAICERAKVRPPTLYWHFGDKEGLVAAVMERAAERWFEEFVQDEGVAEAGRSGVLGALFRDRPEFLRLLLLLALERRDPADEVRGAVERIRQRAKQAWSATLEQFLTGIEDSRKRKKAAGLLSELVIAQMDGIFIASQLHPQTTDVESLIELMEVAIRAAAQELVERSQSPASSTRTRARPRRQSS